Below is a window of Terriglobales bacterium DNA.
TCTCATCCGCTGGAAGATTCCATCCCGCCACATCAAATCCCTTGACCGCGGGCGCATTGCTGGGAAGTAACGATTGCTGAATCGAGCGAGCAACTTTCATGTCATGTTCCAGGCGCTCCATCTGGCGTCTGGTTTCCGCCTCGCGCAGAGCGGCATTAACATGACTTCGGACCTCTCGCGCTACGGCTGCGGCAACTCCTCCGGCTACCAGGAATTCCAACGCATAACTGAACACCGTTCGCTCGGGAGACTGGATGGACGCGTGTGTGTAAAGCATTGGCCTCCAGCCGAGATAATAAGACGCGCACAGATACGATCCGGCCGCGACAAAACCGGATAGAACTGACGCCCAGGGATTCAGATGCAGGACGGAAAGGATGATGAAAAGAAAGAACGTGAGTGCCAGAGGATTAGCAAGGGGTCGATATGCGGGCGCAATTACCGAGCCAGTCAAGAATGCGATACCCAGGGCTGGGAGTGATGTCTCAATAATGATGTCGCCGATCCAGGCGAACCTGGGAAGGCTGCGGCCTCCGCGCAGCGCGCGTCTTACTGCATAGAGCACGACCACTTCGTACAGCACGAAAAAAGCCACGAATATCAGTTTGGCAAACAAATGTGCCCGATCTTCATGCGCGTGCAGCGCAAGCATTCGCGCAGTCTGAAGCAGGAGAATCGTGAGAACCGCGGCTACGACAACTATGCCGCGAACCAGTTCGCTCTTAAGCTGTGCGTGGCGGAATGCAGCCGATTGAATCTGCGGCACGATCGGAGTCTCAGTGTTCACCGTTCACCTCACCCTGCTTCTTTCTTTAACAATCGCGGCGTCTAATGAGCCCCGAGTTTGCGCGAAGGCTGGCGATATTGGCGTCTCCCTGATTCGGCCTGGTGCGAATGAAGGTGATGTCCCACATTGGACCTCGGAATAGTTCTGCGCGATGCCACAAGGCCCGAACAACGAAGCTGCTGACAAAAGCCGCGAAGAATGCCTGGCACAATTCATGATTGCCCCCTGGTTGAGCTGGACTGTAGGCGCCACCATAAATCAAGACTGGCAGAATTGACAGTTATAGCAATGCATCGTGTTCCCGCATGCTGGCGCCATCGGAGAAACGATGCCAACCCATCGAAGATTTACGGTGTTCTGCGCGACGGGCACACTGATCCTTCTGTCTCTGATCACGCCCGCCTTGGGCCAGGTAAGTACGCCACAGAGTCCAGATCTGCAGCAGCTTGTAGACAAGCTCCAGCGTCTCGAGCAAGAGATGCAAGAGATAAAAGGACAGATCAGGGCGGTCCAGCAAACCCAGAAAGCGAACGCGGAAATCGTCACGCAGGCTATGCAGATTCAGGTCACCCAGGACACTCCCAAAGCTCCTGCCGAGCGTCCACCCGCTGAGGAAGAAAAGAAGACCACGCTGGATCTTTACGGATTTGTGATGCTTGATGCGGGATACGATTTCAAGACGA
It encodes the following:
- a CDS encoding PP2C family protein-serine/threonine phosphatase; the protein is MNTETPIVPQIQSAAFRHAQLKSELVRGIVVVAAVLTILLLQTARMLALHAHEDRAHLFAKLIFVAFFVLYEVVVLYAVRRALRGGRSLPRFAWIGDIIIETSLPALGIAFLTGSVIAPAYRPLANPLALTFFLFIILSVLHLNPWASVLSGFVAAGSYLCASYYLGWRPMLYTHASIQSPERTVFSYALEFLVAGGVAAAVAREVRSHVNAALREAETRRQMERLEHDMKVARSIQQSLLPSNAPAVKGFDVAGWNLPADETGGDFYDWQIFPNGKLVVVLADVTGHGLGPAMLAAVCRAYVRANLSIQDGLLTAMDRINTALSQDLTPGRFATLVAAICTPGSSRVELLSAGHGPLFTYLLREDRIESMGAQGLPLGLMPIFNSDPPCFLDLSPGDLLVLATDGLYEWENPQGEQFGPQRLEEVVRRVRECPPSKIIEALYQAVVEFSGGTKQQDDLTAVIIKRTHETN